GGCAGGGCGTGACCGTGTGGAATACCGTGCCGGCGCTGCTGGACATGCTGCTGACCGTCGGTGCCGGCTCGACCGAACCGCTGCCGCTGCGGGTGTCTTTGGTGTCCGGCGACTGGGTGGGTCTCGACCTGCCGGCGCGTTTGGCCGCGCAGGCGCCGGAGTGTCGCTTCGCCGCGCTGGGCGGAGCGACCGAGGCGTCGATCTGGTCCAACGTGTTCGACGTCGAGCGGATCGATCCCGCGTGGCGCTCGATCCCGTATGGTTTTCCGTTGCGCAATCAGCGGTTCCGCGTCGTGGACCGGTTGGGCCGGGACTGCCCGGACTGGGTCGAGGGCGAGTTGTGGATCGGCGGAGCCGGGCTGGCCCGAGGATACCGGGGCGATCCGGAGGCGTCCGCCGCCCGGTTCACCGACGGCTGGTATCGCACCGGGGACCTGGGTCGGTACTGGCCGGATGGGACGCTTGAGTTCCTCGGCCGCACCGACCATCAAGTGAAGCTCCGCGGCTACCGCATCGAGTTCGGCGAGGTCGAGGCCGCCCTCCGGGATGCCGAGGGGGTCGGCCGGGCCGTCGCGGCGGTGGTGGACGGGACGCTGGTGGCGGCCGTGACAGCGGAAGCGCTGCCCCCGTCGGCTGTGGTCGACGGCACCGAGCCGGACGCTCGGGAGGCGGCCGCGTTCGCCGCCGCGATCCGCGGTCAGGCCGGCGCTGTCGCGCCGCTGCTGCGCGAACTGCTCAACGGGGAGATAACCGCCGAGCACGAACCCACCGCGCGACTGTGGCGTGACTGGCTGGCCCGCACGGGGGAGACCCCGGCAGCCGAGGACCCGGCGGTCCGCCGAGCGCACGAACTCATCGCTCGCTACCGCGACATCCTGGCGGGCCGGACCCCCGCCGCAGTCCTGCTCGACGAGCCACTGCTGGCGCCGGCCGCCGTGGTCACCGCGCACGCGGGTGCCGCGCTCGCCCCGGTGGCCGACCGGATCGCCAAGCTCTCCGACGAGCTGGGACGCCCGGTGGAGGTCGCCGAATGGGGCGCGGCGGCCGGGCTCGCCGACACGCTCGGCGAGCGGGTCCGGTGCACGGCGCTGGATTCTCCGCTCGACGTGGTGCCCGCCGAGCTGCGGCACCGCTTCGACGTGGTGCTGGCCAACGCGGTCCTGCACCGCTACCCCGACGTGACCCACGGCATCGCGGTGGCGCGGACCCTGGCCCGGCCCGGCGGCCTCATCGTCGCCGTGGAACCGGCAGAACTCGCGCCGATCGGCCTGATCACGGCCGCGCTGCTGGAACACGGCTTCTCCGGGCTGGACCCGGCACGCCGCGCGGCGGGATCGCCGATGCTGCCGGCACGACGCTGGGCCGAGCTGTTCGCGGCGACTGGCTTCACCGACGTCACGTACCAAGCCGCCGGGGCCGAGGGACTCGCGGTCGTGCACGGCACCATTCCGGACGGCATGCCCGTCCTGGACGGCGAGCGGCTGCGGTCGCACGCCCGCACCCGGGTTCCCGAGCACATGGTGCCCGAGCGGGTGGAGACGCTGCCGTGGCTTCCGTTGAGCGCCAACGGAAAGGTGGACCGGACCGCGGTGACGCGGCTGCTGGCCGCCGAGGCGGCCCCGGAGTCCGGCGAGCCGCCGCGCGACGAGGTGGAACAGATGATCGCCGCGCTGTGGTCCGAACTGCTCGGGGTGCCCGTGACCGGGCGCGAACAGAGCTTCTTCGCGCTTGGTGGCGACTCCCTGCTGGCGACCCGGTTCCTCCAGCGCGTGGAGCAGGCGCATGGGGTGGTGCTGCCGTTGCGGCGCCTGTTCGCCGGACCGACGGTCGCGCGAACCGCCGCGTTGTTCACCGAGGTGGGCGGCGCGGGCATGGGCGACATCGAGGAGGGCGAACTGTGATCGCCTTGCTGGGGGCGTCGGGCGCGGTCGGAGGGCACGTGCTCGCCGGGCTGCGCGCACGCGGGCTGGACGTGCGAACCGGTAGCCGACAGTCCGGAGTGGACATACGCGACGACCGGTCGCTGGCCGCATTCATCGACGGGGCGCGGCTGGTGATCAATTGCGCGGGCCCGTCCCACGACACGGCGGCACGGGTGGCCCGAGCCGCCGTCCGGGTCGGCGCGGACTACGTCGACGCCGGCGGCGACAGCGACGACGCCATGGTGGACGCAGGCGATCGGACCGTCTTGTTCGCCGCGGGGGCCTCGCCCGGCCTGTCCGGACTGCTGCCGCGCTGGCTCGCCGGAGGGTTCGACGAGGTCCGCTCGCTCACTGCCTACTCCGGGGTGCTCGACCGGTTCACCTGGGCGGGCGCGGAGGACTTTCTGAGCGGTACCACCGAACCGGGTGCCGCGTGGCGCGAGGGGCGACGGCGCTCGGGGGCGCTGAGCCGTGAGCACGACGTCCTGTTGCCCTACTTCGAGCGCCCGGTGGTCGCGTTGCCGTTCCTGGACCGGGAGAACGAGGCGACCGCACGCCAACTGTCCCTTGTGGATGGTCAGTGGTACAGCGTGGTCGAAAACGGCCACCTGCTCAGGGCACTCGACCGTGCTAGTGGCCTGCCGCGCGAGCGAGCGGTGGCCGCGATCCGCGACGCCGCCGCGCTGGATGTCGCCGGGCGCAGCCCGCACGCCATCCTGCTGATTCAACTGGACGGCGTGCGGGACCGGGCTCCCTTCACCCGGACCGTCGCCGTGCGGGCCGATTCGGTGGCGGCCCTGACGGCCGCGGTGACCGTGGCTGCGGCGGTCGCGGTGCTCTCCGGCGAGGTCCCGCCGGGGGCGAACCGGGCGGGCGAGGTGCTGCCCGCATCGGTGGTGGAGAACATCGCGGGAAGTGGCCTGACGGTCAGCGATGCCTCGATCGCCGAGCTGGCCCCGGCCGAGGAGGGAGTGCTGTGAGCCGCCTGCGGGTGCTGGTGTGCGGCACCACGTTCGGTCAGTCCTATCTGGCCGCGCTAGCCCGGCTGCCCGACGAGTTCGAGCTCGCCGGGGTGCTGGGGCGTGGGAGCGGACGGTCGGCGGACACGGCGCGCCGCGCGGGCGTGCCCCTCTACACCGATGTCGGCGAACTACCCGACGACATCGACATGGCCTGCGTCATCGTGCGGTCGTCGTTGATGGGCGGCCCGGGCAGCGAACTCGCCCGCACCCTGCTCGCCCGGGGCATCCACGTGTTGCAAGAGCAACCGGTGCACCACGACGACCTCGCCGAAAGCCTCAAGGTGGCTCGCGCTCATGGCGTGCGGATGCGGATGGGCGACCTGTACCCACAGCTTCCCGCGGTGCGTGTTTTCGCCGACGCAGCCCGGGAACTGGCGGCCCGGCAACGACCGGTCTACATCGACGCCGCGTGCGCGGTGCAGGTGTCGCTGCCCTTGCTGCACACGCTGGGCGAGGCGCTTGGCACGGTGCGGCCGTGGCGGTTCGCCTCGGGCGGGGCGAGCGGCCCGTTCACCGTCGTCACCGGCGAGATCGGCGGAGTTCCACTCGTGCTGCGGGTGCAGAACGAGATCGCGCCGGAGGACCCGGACAACCACATGCATCTGCTGCACCGGGTGACGATCGGCTTCGACGGAGGCGGCCTCACCCTGCATGACGCGCACGGGCCGGTGTCCTTCACGCCGCGGCTGCACATCCCGGACTCGGTGCGCACCGCGTTCGACTTCACCGCGCCGGAGGCCGGGCATCTCACGCGACCGGCCACATCGGTGCTGGACGGGCCGCCGCCGACGCAGTGGGAGTTCCTGCGGGATGTGCTGCCCTCGGCGATCGGGCGGGACCTGCTGGATCTTCGTGCGGCCGTGATCGGGCTCGCCGGTGCGTCCCGGCCGGAGCAGTACCACCTGACGCTGTGCCGGATGTGGCGGGATCTCACGACCGAACTCGGCTACGCCACGCTGCTGACCGGGCAGGAGCATCGCCCGGTAGCCGTTCCGGGACCGGGCGATGCGTGACCGGTCAGCGCTGCGCGGTGAACAGGTACTGCGACAGCGGAGCCAACGGGTGCTCGCCACCGGGCGTGGTGTGCACCACGGTGAAGCCCGCTTTTTCCAGTGCCTCGTGCCACTGCTGCCGGGACAGGAACGTGGTGCCCGACCGCAGCCGGGCGTCTTCCGCTGCGGTCATCATGAATGCCTGGGAGATCAGGATCTCCAAGTACTCCCGGGTCGGCTCGATCAGCAGCAGCCAGCCGCCGGGTACGAGCAGTTCGTGGAGTCGGCGCAGCGTGGCGTCGGCGTCGCGCGCGTTGTTGAGCGCACCCGCGGCGATGAGGACATCGACGCTAGCGGGCACGAAGTCCTGCTCGCGGTTGTCCCGGTCGATGTCATAGACGCCGTAGCGAACGAAATCGTAGGCGGCGAAACGTTTCTGGGCGCCGTCGAGGAAGAACGGCGACACGTCGGTGAAGAGGTAGTCAACACCGTCCACTCCGGACTCCGCGAGGTCGGCCAGCACCACCTCGCTGGTCGCTCCGGTGCCGGCGCCGACCTCCAGCACTCGCGGTGGCGTAGGCCCACCGGCCAGCACCCGCATCGCCGCGCCGACCGCCGTGTTGAGGTAGCGGGCGGTCGCGGTGTCCCGGTACAGCGCATCCGCGATGTCGGTGCGTCCCTCTGGGAAAAGCAACAGCGCGGCTTGCTCCGCGCCGGACAGCAGCTGGGGCAGCCGGTCCGCGTTGAGCCGGAAGTACGCCATGACCTCCGCGCCGCCGAGTCGGCCGGTCCACAGCCGATGCGCCGCGTCCCACGCGGCGTCAACGACCGTCCGGTCGATCGGCGCAGTGCCACGCGTCCGGTCGCCGTCGCTACCGAGCACACCTCGTTCGGTGAGCGCGGTGAGCCAGCGTTCGACCACGGCGTGGTGGCGCGGCGAAACCCCGGCCGCGGTAAGCACTTCCGAGGTTGTGTGCGACACCGCCGGATCAGTGAGAACACCGTGTGCCTGCAAGGTATGCAGCATCGCGGCGAGCACGGCCTCGTCGAAGCGGGCGACGAACTCCGCGGTGTGCTCCTGGGTGAGCCCGTCCACCGCGACCGATTCGATAGCGGCGATCAGACCGGCCCCGATCTCCCGGTCAGCCCCGGCAACCCCGACCACGCCGCTCGGGTCGCTGGTCAGGTGGACGGTCTCCACGGCATCGAATGCGGCCGGGCCTCCGACGTGCAGGATGCGGCGCAGGGCCGCGAGATCGGTCAGCGGCACGGCCGGTTCGGCGGCCAGGCGCGCGAGCCGGGCCGAATCCAGCACGGCATGGTCGGCGCCGGTTCGCTCCAGCTCGGCCAGCGTGCGTGCCGGGTGCGCGGTCGCGTCGGCCAGCACGACCCTGGCGCCGACGAGAAGCGCGGCGATCGCGGCGTCCCGGCCGCCCGCGTCCAGCGGCAGGGCGACCATGACGGTCCGCGCGTCCGCGCCGAGCACCGCGCTCCAGGCTCGGACACGTGCGGTCGCCGCCGAGTCGCCGGAATTCAGTTCGGCGGCCAGTTCCCGCAATTCATCGACGGCACGCAAGGTGTCGTCCTGTTCGATTCGGGCGCGCAGAGAATCAAGTTTCGTTCGACTGATTGGCACGGTGAGAATTCCTCGTCCGGTGTTGTTTCCGGGGGCGACTTAACCATGATTTCTCCGATTTTGCAAACATCTTGATCAGGGCGGAAGACAGAAAGGGCGCGGTAGATGTTGAGATGCAGTCATGTCCTGAGCCGAGTCGAGGATATCCACAAAATTGTGCGCGACTTCACCGAACTCGGTTTCTCGGTGACCTGGGGAAGCGCCCCGGAGAAGGCGCGCAATGCCCTGATTTGGTTTGCCGAGGGACCATTTCTTGAGTTTTTTGAATTTCCCACGGCGCTGCGTCCGCTGCGCTGGCCGGTCGCGGCGCGCTTCGGCCTGGGCATGGGCGACCGGCTCGCGAAGTGGGCCGCGCCCGGCTCCGGCTGGCGTGATCTCGCCCTGGAGACCGACGACACCGATCTCACCGCGACCCGGGACCGCCTCGCCGCCACCGGACTGCCCATGTCGCGGATCTTCCGCAACACCCGCACCCGGCCGGACGGCGAGCGCGTCCGCTACCAGATGAGCGCGCCGCGGCCCGCCGCGCTGCCGTTCGTCGTGTCGTCCTACGACCCACCGCAACGCCCGCGACGGACCGAGCATCCCAACGGCGCCACCGGGATCTCGGCCGTCCACTATGGAATACGACCGCAGCATCGCGCCCACTACGACCGGCTGATCGGCCCCGATCCGTGGCTGCGCCCGCGTGCCTCGCCCGTCACCGGCGTGCTCACCGTGGAGCTCGATGGTCTGGCCGGTCCGCTCGACCCCGAGCTGACCAACGGCGTCGCGCTCGTCCCCACCCGTCCGACCATCGAGGAGCCCCAGCCGTGACCAGCCAGCAGACGCATTCCCCCGCCCACCTCGTGGCCACCCTGACCGAGTCGGGGGTGAAACTGTGGGCCGAGAACGACCGCCTGCGTTACCGCGCCCCGAAGGGGGTGCTCACCGCCGAGTTGCTGGCGGCGCTGAAAGCCGACAAGGACGCCGTGCTCGACCTGCTGCGCAGCGATCAGGTCGAGCTGGTACGCGACGATGCGGGCCGCTTCGAACCGTTCCCGCTCACCGACGTGCAGTCCGCCTACCTGCTCGGCCGCAGCGACGCCTTCGGTTCCGGCGGCGTCGCCTGCCATGTCTACGTCGAGGTGAGCTACCCCGAACTCGACCCCGACCGCCTGACCGCGGCGTGGAATCGGCTGATCGCCCGGCACGACATGCTGCGCGCGGTCATCTCCGCCGACGGCTATCAGCGGGTATTGCCCGAGGTGCCGCACTACCCGGTGCCGGTCACCGACCTGCGCGGCGCGGATTCCGGCACCGTCGAGGCGGCGCTGGAGTCCGTGCGCGCCGAACTCGGCCACCACGTCTACGACCCGGCCGCCTGGCCGCTGTTCGACCTGCGCGCCACTCGCACCGACGCCAACGCCGTGCTGCACGTCTCGCTGGACTTCCTCATCGCGGACTGGGCGAGCATCGCGCTCCTCCTCGGGGAGTTGGCGGCCCTGCACGCCGAACCCGACCACGAACTGCCCGAACTCGAAGTACGGTTCCGCGACTATCTGCTCACCGAGTTGCGGCAGCGGGAGACCGGCCGCTACCAGCGCGACCTCGACTACTGGACCGCCCGGCTGGACACGCTTCCCCCGGCACCGGACCTGCCCGTCGCCCCCCACGACCAGCGGCCCTCGTTCACCCGCAAGCAGCTGCGGCTGGACGAGGACAGCTGGGCCGAGTTCACCCGGCGCACTCAGGAACGGGGCCTGACTCCCTCGTCGGCGGTGCTGTCGGCCTATGCCGCCGTGATCGCCCGGTGGTCGCGCACCGCGCGGTTCTGCCTGAACCTGACCGTGCTCAACCGGCTTCCGCTGCATCCCCAGGTGGCCGACGTGGTCGGCGACTTCACGTCGGTGAACCTACTGGAGGTCGACTGGACCGCGGGCCGGACGTTCGCCGAGCGGACCCGCGCGGTCGGCGACCGGCTTTTCGACGACCTCGATCACCGGTTGTACTCGGGCGTCGAGGTGATCCGCGAGCTCGCGCGCCGGCGCGGCCGCGAGTCGGCACTGATGCCGATCGTGTTCACCAGCGCCATCGGCATCGGCGGCGACCGAGCAGGCACAGGTGCCACCGCCGGTCGTTTCGACGGATACGGCATCACCCAGACCCCGCAGGTGTACATCGACTGCCAGGCCATGGATGACGAAGGGGGCCTGCGGATCAACTGGGACGTTCGCGACGGCGTCTTCCCGGACGGGCTGGTGGACGACATGTTCGCCGCGTTCGAGGATCTGCTGCGCCGCCTCGCCACGAGCGCTGGGGCTTGGGAGGCCGAGCACGTCGTCGCGCTGCCCGGCTGGCAGGCCGAGCAACGTCACCGAGTCAACGACACCGCCGGAGCGCCGCCGGATTTCCTCCTGCACCAGCCGGTTTTCGACCAAGCACGCCGCACCCCGGACCGCCTCGCGGTCGTCGACCGCCGGGGCGCGACGACCTACCGCGAGCTGGCCGGCCGCGCCGCCGCCGTCGCCGACGCGTTGCGGACCGGCGGGATCTCCCCCGGTGACCGGGTCGCGGTCGTGATGGACAAGGGCGTCGAGCAGGTCGCCGCCGTGCTCGGGGTTTTGCTCGCCGGCGGCGTCTACCTGCCGATCGACACGCACCAGCCGCCGCTTCGCCGCGCCGCCATCCTCCGCGACGCCGGGGTGCGGCACGTGCTCACGCAGTCCTGGGTCGACGAGACCGACGAGGTCGAGGGCGTCACTCGCACCTGCGTGGACACACTCGACCCGATCGAGCCGTGGCAGGTACCCGACGGCGATCCGGATGCTCCCGCGTACGTGATCTACACCTCCGGTTCGACGGGCAAACCCAAAGGCGTTGTCATCGGCCACCGCGCGGCCGCCAACACAATCGTCGACGTCAACGCCCGGTTCGGCGTCACGGCCGAGGACCGTGTCCTCGGCGTCGCCAACCTCGGCTTCGATTTGTCGGTCTATGACATCTTCGGCCCGCTCTCGCTCGGTGGCGCGCTGGTGCTGCCCGATCCCGACCGGCGTGCCGACCCGTCCCACTGGGCCGAGCTGATCGCCAAACATGGTGTGACGCTGTGGAATTCGGTGCCCGCGCTGCTACAGATGCTGCTGGCATACCTCGGCGCGGAGCCCGCGGGTGCGCTGTCCTCGTTGCGGCTGGCGCTGCTGTCCGGGGACTGGATTCCCACCACGCTGCCGGCGCAGGCCCAGGCGCGACTGCCGCGCCTGGAGTTGGTGGGGCTCGGCGGTGCCACCGAGGCAGCCATCTGGTCGAACTTCCACCGCATCGACGGCGTTCCCGAGGGCTGGCACAGCATCCCCTACGGCAAGCCGCTCACGAATCAGGGCTTCCGGGTACTCGATGAGTCCTATCAGGACTGTCCGGTGTGGACTCCCGGAGAGTTGTTCATCACCGGGGCCGGGCTGGCGCAGGGCTACCTCGGCGACCCGGAGACCACCGCACACCGGTTCTTCACCCATCCCGTCGACGGGCAGCGGCTGTACCGCACCGGCGACATCGCGCGGTATCGGCCGGGCGGCGACTTGGAGTTCCTCGGCCGCGAGGACACCCAGGTGAAGGTGCGCGGACACCGCGTCGAGCTGGGCGAGATCGAGGCCGCCCTGCTGGAGCACCCGGCCGTGGCCGCCGCCGGGGTGGTGTTCGCGGAAGGCACGCTGTTCGGGGTCGTGGAATGCGCCCGCACCGAGCCGGTCCCGCTCGACCCGCGATTCGCCCGCCTGGTGACCGATGCCGCGGGAGATTCGCCGGAGCGCGCCGTGGCCGCCGTGGCGTACCGGGCCGCCATGAGCGCCGGGCGGCCGTTGCGGATATTGGAACTTTCCCCGGTCGACGGGCTGGCGGACGTGCTGGCCGGGCTCGATGCCGACCACCGTCGGGGCACTCTCGACGTCGACCTGGACTACCGGGTGCAGGGCTACGAGCCCAACACATTCGATGTCGTCATCTCGCGGAGCGCCCACGACGCGCTGGTGGAGCTGTTGGCGCCGGGGGGTTGGCTCGTGGTGCTCGCCTCGGCCGGCTCGGCCGATGCCGAGCTGACGCTGCCCGGCGTGACCGCCTCCAGGGTCAAGACCGATCGCGCGGTGGTGACCGAGCCGGAACTGGTGTCGTTCTTGCGTGAGCGGCTGCCCGAGCACATGGTGCCGTCCGGGGTGCAGGTCGTCGACGCCCTGCCGCTGACCGGAAACGGCAAGGTCGACCGCCGCACCCTGAGCGGCTGGCGGCCCACCTCCGGCGGGAATTCCGCCGCCCCGGAACCTCCGGCCGACGCGCTGGAGGAAGCCCTCGCGGCGCGGTGGGCGGAGGCGCTGCGCCTGCCGGCGATCGGCCGGACGGATGACTTCTTCGCCAAGGGGGCCGACTCGCTGATCATGGCCAGGACCGCCGGCCGACTACGGGAAGAACTCCCGGAGGCCGCGCCGGTGCCGTTCGACACCCTGCTGCGCCACATGCTGAACGAACCGACCGTCGCCGCGCTCGCCGCGTTCTTGCGCGCCGCGGCGGCGCCAGCGGAAGTTGTCACCAGCGGCAGCAACGCCGCACTCGTGCCGTTCAGCACCGGCGATGGCCCGGTGCGGGTGCTGTTCCACGCGGGGCTGGGCACCATGGAGTGCTTCCGGCCGCTGGCCGCCGAACTGGTCGCGCAGGACCTCGGCCCGGTGCTGGGCATCGCCATCGCCGACACCGACGTCTACCGCGCCATCCCGCCGGCAGACGTCGTGGGCCGCCTCGCCGACGACTACACCGAGCGCTTGCTCGCCGCCGGACACACCCGGTTCCAGCTCGTCGGCTACTGCCTCGGCGGCATGTTCGCCACCGAGGTCGCCCGTAGGCTCGGCGAACGCGGTGTCGAGCTCGACGACCTGGTTCTGGTCAGCAGCCACCTGGTGGCGTTCGACATCGAGGACGACCTGATGTTCGAGACGCTGTTCGTGCCCAACCTCGGCATCTCGCTGGACCAGGTCGGCTTCGGCGAGCTCGATCCGCAGGCGGTCGCGCGGGCTTTCCCCGCGCTGGTACG
The sequence above is a segment of the Saccharopolyspora phatthalungensis genome. Coding sequences within it:
- a CDS encoding methyltransferase, whose amino-acid sequence is MPISRTKLDSLRARIEQDDTLRAVDELRELAAELNSGDSAATARVRAWSAVLGADARTVMVALPLDAGGRDAAIAALLVGARVVLADATAHPARTLAELERTGADHAVLDSARLARLAAEPAVPLTDLAALRRILHVGGPAAFDAVETVHLTSDPSGVVGVAGADREIGAGLIAAIESVAVDGLTQEHTAEFVARFDEAVLAAMLHTLQAHGVLTDPAVSHTTSEVLTAAGVSPRHHAVVERWLTALTERGVLGSDGDRTRGTAPIDRTVVDAAWDAAHRLWTGRLGGAEVMAYFRLNADRLPQLLSGAEQAALLLFPEGRTDIADALYRDTATARYLNTAVGAAMRVLAGGPTPPRVLEVGAGTGATSEVVLADLAESGVDGVDYLFTDVSPFFLDGAQKRFAAYDFVRYGVYDIDRDNREQDFVPASVDVLIAAGALNNARDADATLRRLHELLVPGGWLLLIEPTREYLEILISQAFMMTAAEDARLRSGTTFLSRQQWHEALEKAGFTVVHTTPGGEHPLAPLSQYLFTAQR
- a CDS encoding Gfo/Idh/MocA family oxidoreductase — its product is MSRLRVLVCGTTFGQSYLAALARLPDEFELAGVLGRGSGRSADTARRAGVPLYTDVGELPDDIDMACVIVRSSLMGGPGSELARTLLARGIHVLQEQPVHHDDLAESLKVARAHGVRMRMGDLYPQLPAVRVFADAARELAARQRPVYIDAACAVQVSLPLLHTLGEALGTVRPWRFASGGASGPFTVVTGEIGGVPLVLRVQNEIAPEDPDNHMHLLHRVTIGFDGGGLTLHDAHGPVSFTPRLHIPDSVRTAFDFTAPEAGHLTRPATSVLDGPPPTQWEFLRDVLPSAIGRDLLDLRAAVIGLAGASRPEQYHLTLCRMWRDLTTELGYATLLTGQEHRPVAVPGPGDA
- a CDS encoding non-ribosomal peptide synthetase, yielding MTSQQTHSPAHLVATLTESGVKLWAENDRLRYRAPKGVLTAELLAALKADKDAVLDLLRSDQVELVRDDAGRFEPFPLTDVQSAYLLGRSDAFGSGGVACHVYVEVSYPELDPDRLTAAWNRLIARHDMLRAVISADGYQRVLPEVPHYPVPVTDLRGADSGTVEAALESVRAELGHHVYDPAAWPLFDLRATRTDANAVLHVSLDFLIADWASIALLLGELAALHAEPDHELPELEVRFRDYLLTELRQRETGRYQRDLDYWTARLDTLPPAPDLPVAPHDQRPSFTRKQLRLDEDSWAEFTRRTQERGLTPSSAVLSAYAAVIARWSRTARFCLNLTVLNRLPLHPQVADVVGDFTSVNLLEVDWTAGRTFAERTRAVGDRLFDDLDHRLYSGVEVIRELARRRGRESALMPIVFTSAIGIGGDRAGTGATAGRFDGYGITQTPQVYIDCQAMDDEGGLRINWDVRDGVFPDGLVDDMFAAFEDLLRRLATSAGAWEAEHVVALPGWQAEQRHRVNDTAGAPPDFLLHQPVFDQARRTPDRLAVVDRRGATTYRELAGRAAAVADALRTGGISPGDRVAVVMDKGVEQVAAVLGVLLAGGVYLPIDTHQPPLRRAAILRDAGVRHVLTQSWVDETDEVEGVTRTCVDTLDPIEPWQVPDGDPDAPAYVIYTSGSTGKPKGVVIGHRAAANTIVDVNARFGVTAEDRVLGVANLGFDLSVYDIFGPLSLGGALVLPDPDRRADPSHWAELIAKHGVTLWNSVPALLQMLLAYLGAEPAGALSSLRLALLSGDWIPTTLPAQAQARLPRLELVGLGGATEAAIWSNFHRIDGVPEGWHSIPYGKPLTNQGFRVLDESYQDCPVWTPGELFITGAGLAQGYLGDPETTAHRFFTHPVDGQRLYRTGDIARYRPGGDLEFLGREDTQVKVRGHRVELGEIEAALLEHPAVAAAGVVFAEGTLFGVVECARTEPVPLDPRFARLVTDAAGDSPERAVAAVAYRAAMSAGRPLRILELSPVDGLADVLAGLDADHRRGTLDVDLDYRVQGYEPNTFDVVISRSAHDALVELLAPGGWLVVLASAGSADAELTLPGVTASRVKTDRAVVTEPELVSFLRERLPEHMVPSGVQVVDALPLTGNGKVDRRTLSGWRPTSGGNSAAPEPPADALEEALAARWAEALRLPAIGRTDDFFAKGADSLIMARTAGRLREELPEAAPVPFDTLLRHMLNEPTVAALAAFLRAAAAPAEVVTSGSNAALVPFSTGDGPVRVLFHAGLGTMECFRPLAAELVAQDLGPVLGIAIADTDVYRAIPPADVVGRLADDYTERLLAAGHTRFQLVGYCLGGMFATEVARRLGERGVELDDLVLVSSHLVAFDIEDDLMFETLFVPNLGISLDQVGFGELDPQAVARAFPALVRENGGRVPEGALARLDGAPGAVYAQLGSLSQEERFARYAETASRVAGQQMPPELALGMFRVFKHSFQSARFVPPPYFGDMRFLVPTGPSTFAPGLTEQMLSFWRDVCLGEFTVSEVDGDHFSCMNQPIVGQVADRIARPLRGGAR
- a CDS encoding saccharopine dehydrogenase NADP-binding domain-containing protein gives rise to the protein MIALLGASGAVGGHVLAGLRARGLDVRTGSRQSGVDIRDDRSLAAFIDGARLVINCAGPSHDTAARVARAAVRVGADYVDAGGDSDDAMVDAGDRTVLFAAGASPGLSGLLPRWLAGGFDEVRSLTAYSGVLDRFTWAGAEDFLSGTTEPGAAWREGRRRSGALSREHDVLLPYFERPVVALPFLDRENEATARQLSLVDGQWYSVVENGHLLRALDRASGLPRERAVAAIRDAAALDVAGRSPHAILLIQLDGVRDRAPFTRTVAVRADSVAALTAAVTVAAAVAVLSGEVPPGANRAGEVLPASVVENIAGSGLTVSDASIAELAPAEEGVL
- a CDS encoding VOC family protein; the protein is MLRCSHVLSRVEDIHKIVRDFTELGFSVTWGSAPEKARNALIWFAEGPFLEFFEFPTALRPLRWPVAARFGLGMGDRLAKWAAPGSGWRDLALETDDTDLTATRDRLAATGLPMSRIFRNTRTRPDGERVRYQMSAPRPAALPFVVSSYDPPQRPRRTEHPNGATGISAVHYGIRPQHRAHYDRLIGPDPWLRPRASPVTGVLTVELDGLAGPLDPELTNGVALVPTRPTIEEPQP